The following is a genomic window from Falco naumanni isolate bFalNau1 chromosome 10, bFalNau1.pat, whole genome shotgun sequence.
CCACGTGTGGCTCTGCCCATCCCTGACCCAGGCCCTGTCCCCGTCCTTGCTGCTCACCAGCACAGTGTCGATGGCTGGCAGGTTGGCAGGGGGCCGGGTGAAGGGTGGCAGACGGGCAGGTGGCAGTGAGCCCCCTGTGAAGATGCCAGCCTGGACGCAGTACTCCACCTGACAGCTATCGCTGATGAGTGCCAAGTGCTGGCTGAAGCCTGGGGGGCAGCTCTTGGCATGGGGGTCCTCAGCAGTGCCCTGGTGCTGCCCCGCCAAGGGGttccctgcctggcagctgaaGAAGCCCCCGAAGGGCACTGCGAACTGGCCACCTCGCTCATAATCCAGGCTCACACACACCCTGAGCTCATCGAAGAGCTTCAGTGGGAAGTACCCTGAGGGGCAGGACTGAGCACCGGTGATGAAGttggtgctgtgggtgctgaaCAGCCCCCCAAACAGGTATCCTGAGCTTGGGGCCACTGGCCCGCTCGGGGCACACCAGTAGGCGCTGAATTGCACCCGGGAGAGCCAGAAGATGTCCTGGCACTCGCGGTGACAGAAGATGCCCAGGATGCACTTGTTGTGGCACTCCAGATGGCTGTGGCCTTCCTCCCGCTCCTGCGCgcccagcagcactggagtGTAGGTGGTGGGGCAGGAGAAAGCACCAGTGAGGGggttcctctgctccagcccccggCACAGCATGCTGGTGTCAGGGCCGGCCAGCCCGGTACACTCCTGGAAGACTCCCCCAAAGGTGAAGTTGTTCATGGCACCCTCGCAGGAGCCATCATCAGCATTGGCATGGAAGTTGAAGTTGGGCGAGGTGGCATCGGTGCAGCCTGGGTAGGTGTTGAAGGTGTAGTAGCGGCGGATAGCCATATCCACGTGCCTGGCCAGCTTCTTCACCATGGGGGtgggcagctctggcagggtgctgggattGATGAAGAAGTACAGGGGCAGCCCTGAGCGGTCGAGAGCCACCAGCTGGTTCCTGATCCCCTCCTGCCAGGTCTTGAGGGTGATGCCTGGGTAGAAGGGGGTCCCACCAATGCTCTCTACCCTGGAGTTGGTGCGGTTCTCCAGATACTGCTTGGTGAAGCCAG
Proteins encoded in this region:
- the MPEG1 gene encoding LOW QUALITY PROTEIN: macrophage-expressed gene 1 protein (The sequence of the model RefSeq protein was modified relative to this genomic sequence to represent the inferred CDS: deleted 1 base in 1 codon), with product MGWALGSVPLAWVLVAWVRGAEQSQELSSSAGFSECKAALKLPSLEVLPGGGWDNLRNLDMGRVINLGYSLCKTTEDGSYIIPDEIFTIPRKQSNLDINSEIIESWKDYQSITSASINLELSLFSSINGKFSYDFHRAKTHQVKDHAVTTRVQVRNLVYTAKISPGAVLDKGFKKQLLTIASHLENNQTRMADFLAEVLVLNYGTHTITSVDAGACLVQEDHIKATFLKDSWATRSAVTASAGMAFHSIISVKNTESLDVSSGFTKQYLENRTNSRVESIGGTPFYPGITLKTWQEGIRNQLVALDRSGLPLYFFINPSTLPELPTPMVKKLARHVDMAIRRYYTFNTYPGCTDATSPNFNFHANADDGSCEGAMNNFTFGGVFQECTGLAGPDTSMLCRGLEQRNPLTGAFSCPTTYTPVLLGAQEREEGHSHLECHNKCILGIFCHRECQDIFWLSRVQFSAYWCAPSGPVAPSSGYLFGGLFSTHSTNFITGAQSCPSGYFPLKLFDELRVCVSLDYERGGQFAVPFGGFFSCQAGNPLAGQHQGTAEDPHAKSCPPGFSQHLALISDSCQVEYCVQAGIFTGGSLPPARLPPFTRPPANLPAIDTVLVSSKDGDRAWVRDGQSHTWRLAQPEEIQHAAEMVKGQVLTGGKVAGITVAVLAGLTTILAMICYSHRRYKVRGYRAMGEGDSLAAASPNSSTVLTVGEAHQEQPVGLTA